In Isosphaera pallida ATCC 43644, the sequence TGTTGGTGTCTGGGCGAGGAACGCATTCAGTATTGGCACGAGGTGGGCGAAGGATTCGCCCAGCGCCGTCCTCTGGCGGAATTGATTAACCACGGCGACACCGGACCACGACACGAATGAACGAGAGAGCGATCGTCTACCCGTTTGGTCCGGGACAGCAAGGCGATCGGGTTACGTTGCCGGTTGCGACCGATTCGGGCGGTTGGCTCACGCCGTCGTTGCCATGCGTGGTCGTGTGGTTGCGAACCCAACGGACCTTCCCATAAACTAGACTGTGCCGATGGACCGGCGAACCGTGGCGACTTCGGTCGTCTGGAACGTCGGCCTACCCCGCCATCTCACCACCCCGCTTCCAGCGTTTAGGAACCGAGTCGGCGATCGGCTTGCCGCTGGGCTGGTCCCGAGTCGCTGCCCTTCCGAAACGCTCCCGCCCCTTGGACTATCGCCCGCCGCTTGGTCCCCACCGGACACTTCGACCATGAGCGAAACCGCTGTCTCCGAATCCACCCCGTCAGCCGCTCCCCCCACCCCAGCTGTCAACTCCGTGTCTTCCCGCGTCCAATCCGCCTCGGTGGACCTTGCGCCCGGCGTGACGACTTGGGCGGTGGTGGCGGTCGGGTACTTGCTGGTGGTTGGTCTGGTCGCGGCGGTGATCCAGGGCGTGTTCGTCGAGGTCGTTGGGCCAGCCAATCGTGCAACCGCCTGGGAGTTCGTCGAGCGTCATCCCGCGCTGGCTACCGCGCTGGGATTCGCCCTGGCTACCCTGCTGGCGATTCCACCCAGCTTCGCGCTGCTGAGCCATCGGGCCTTCTTCCAAGCCCGTCGGGGGCGGGTGCTGCAACGCCCTGCCTTCTTCTCCATCGTGATGGGTATGGTCCTTTGCATGGGGGTGCCAGCCATTTTCGCCGCCATCGCCCTCAAAAGCCTGACATTCGACATCAATCGCTACGAGTTCGATCCCTCTCGCGCCTTCGGGGTGTTGGACCAGGGCCGCTCGTTCCGCGACCTCCGCGAGGCCGACCAGGCAATCAAGCAGGAGCGTCAACGTCTAGAGGCGCTGCGAACCGAGTTAATTGCGGCGGTCAAGGAGTTCGACGAGAAGTTCAAACTGATCCACAACCTGGCCCGCAGCTCCGCCGAGGTGGCCAAGGTGGTCAACCCGGCGTTGGAGGCCCAGGGTAAGATGAGGCGCTTGATCGGTTTGGACGCGCCGCTGCAAACGATCGACCTGCGTGGTTTGCCCGAAGGGTTGCCGGGAGCGTCCCCCTTGGTGGTCATGGGCTCGGTTCCGGCGATTTCCAACGCCCCCGCCGCCGCGTTGCAAACGACCTCCACCGTGGCTTCCTCCACCGGCTTTGGTCTTTCCGAAGCCGAACGCCAAAGCGAACTCGCTGCCCTGCCCGAGGCTCAACGCCACCTGGCCGCCATGTTGCCGCTGACCAACTTGCCCGAAGGTTGGGAGGTCGCTGACCTGGGCGGACACAAAGTCGAAACCTTCAGCGTTGAGAATCTCTACGAGAAGATCAACGGTCGGGCCCCCAGCTTCGAGGCGTTCGGCGTCAAAGGGATGGCCTATTGCTCGTTCCGTCGTCTCGGCGACCCCGACGGCAACGATGTTCAGGTTTACCTGTTCGAGATGGGCAATCCGCTCAAAGCGTTGGGCAAGTATGGCACCGAGAAGCCGGAGGGGGTCGAGACAGTCGCTGGTCTGGGCAGCGAGGGGTACTTAGTCAGTGGCAGCGCGCGGTTTCACGCTGGTCCATATTACACGCTCATCGACTCAACCAGCGCTGATCCGGAATTCGAAGCGTTCGTGACCCAACTGGGCCGTCGAATCGCGGCGGTTCAACTGGGTCAGCCCGAACCGTTGCCCCCACCCAAGCCTCCGGTCGCGGCCACTTCGTCACCCCCTGCCGAGACAGCGATGACTCAGGCGACGCCGGCGACACCACCGGCCGCGGCGGTCGGGGAAGGAG encodes:
- a CDS encoding DUF6599 family protein — encoded protein: MSETAVSESTPSAAPPTPAVNSVSSRVQSASVDLAPGVTTWAVVAVGYLLVVGLVAAVIQGVFVEVVGPANRATAWEFVERHPALATALGFALATLLAIPPSFALLSHRAFFQARRGRVLQRPAFFSIVMGMVLCMGVPAIFAAIALKSLTFDINRYEFDPSRAFGVLDQGRSFRDLREADQAIKQERQRLEALRTELIAAVKEFDEKFKLIHNLARSSAEVAKVVNPALEAQGKMRRLIGLDAPLQTIDLRGLPEGLPGASPLVVMGSVPAISNAPAAALQTTSTVASSTGFGLSEAERQSELAALPEAQRHLAAMLPLTNLPEGWEVADLGGHKVETFSVENLYEKINGRAPSFEAFGVKGMAYCSFRRLGDPDGNDVQVYLFEMGNPLKALGKYGTEKPEGVETVAGLGSEGYLVSGSARFHAGPYYTLIDSTSADPEFEAFVTQLGRRIAAVQLGQPEPLPPPKPPVAATSSPPAETAMTQATPATPPAAAVGEGAGEAAAIPATPEAIFALLPAEPGRERPQYVAEDVFGYGFLSDVFLADYKEGETTFQGFLKPCASPEAARSLLETYREETARNGAVNTEESVEELPGVTVLLVSDQADIGLIDVVFVKGNTFGGVNGASDRAAALTFARELAAGLPSRLPDLSSP